From Proteiniborus sp. MB09-C3, the proteins below share one genomic window:
- a CDS encoding ABC transporter ATP-binding protein — protein MEITIKVEKLCKSYAHVKAIENINISVCRGEVFGLLGTNGAGKSTTIECILGTKKQDSGTVSILGMNPQKDRKRLFEKVGVQFQEANYQDQIRVSELCEVTASLYKNSLDYGTILKQFGLSDKFKSQVSELSGGQKQRLFIVLALIPNPEVMFLDELTTGLDAKARRNVWKSLSELKAKGITVLLTSHFMDEVEALCDKVMILKNGKSIFYGTVQEAIEASPYEKFEDAYLWYTDKEEENANI, from the coding sequence TAAAGCGATAGAGAATATTAATATCTCAGTTTGTCGCGGAGAAGTATTTGGTTTGCTAGGCACAAACGGTGCGGGCAAAAGCACCACAATTGAATGTATTTTAGGAACAAAAAAACAAGATAGCGGAACTGTATCTATTTTAGGTATGAATCCGCAAAAAGATCGAAAAAGACTTTTTGAAAAAGTTGGTGTTCAATTCCAAGAAGCCAACTATCAGGACCAAATAAGAGTGTCTGAACTTTGTGAAGTTACTGCTTCGCTTTATAAAAACTCTTTGGATTACGGTACTATTCTAAAGCAATTTGGGCTTTCGGACAAGTTTAAAAGCCAAGTCAGTGAGCTTTCGGGAGGTCAAAAACAACGACTCTTTATCGTACTGGCGCTAATTCCAAATCCTGAAGTTATGTTTTTAGACGAGCTAACAACCGGATTGGATGCTAAGGCACGGCGGAATGTATGGAAAAGCCTCTCTGAGCTAAAAGCAAAAGGGATTACGGTTCTATTAACCTCACATTTTATGGACGAGGTGGAAGCCCTTTGCGACAAAGTCATGATTCTGAAAAACGGGAAAAGTATTTTCTACGGGACAGTACAAGAAGCAATTGAAGCAAGTCCTTATGAAAAATTTGAAGATGCATATCTTTGGTACACAGACAAGGAGGAAGAAAATGCGAACATTTAA
- a CDS encoding ABC transporter permease, whose amino-acid sequence MRTFKTLLKTEGRLSLRGMDMFIFAICMPVVVVIILGVIFGDKPAFEGAEYTFLEQSFGAISTIAICAGGVMGLPLVVSSYRSRKILKRFKVTPTSPALILTVQVIIYSLYSIASLILVYTTETIFFGYQLHGSWLQFLGAYLLVMLSTFSIGLLVGGIAPNMKIASAIASLLYFPMLIFSGATLPYEVMPIALQKVADILPLTQGIKLLKTASLGLPMDSAFIPIVVMIAIAVICIGISLRFFKWE is encoded by the coding sequence ATGCGAACATTTAAAACATTATTAAAAACAGAAGGCAGGCTGTCCCTTCGTGGAATGGACATGTTTATTTTCGCCATCTGCATGCCTGTCGTTGTCGTTATTATCTTAGGCGTAATTTTTGGAGATAAGCCTGCTTTTGAAGGTGCGGAGTATACCTTTCTGGAACAGTCCTTTGGAGCAATATCTACTATTGCCATCTGTGCTGGAGGTGTGATGGGACTTCCTTTAGTCGTATCCAGTTACCGAAGCAGAAAGATATTAAAGCGGTTCAAGGTAACACCTACCAGTCCTGCCCTTATCTTGACGGTACAGGTTATCATTTACTCACTTTATTCTATTGCTTCGCTTATTCTTGTTTATACAACAGAGACGATTTTTTTCGGCTATCAGCTACACGGCTCGTGGCTTCAATTCTTAGGAGCATACCTGCTGGTTATGCTATCTACATTCAGCATTGGGCTGTTAGTAGGAGGAATAGCACCAAATATGAAAATAGCAAGTGCTATAGCAAGTTTGTTATATTTTCCGATGCTTATTTTTTCAGGTGCTACTCTGCCTTATGAAGTTATGCCCATTGCACTTCAGAAAGTGGCTGACATACTGCCATTGACACAAGGGATTAAGCTTCTGAAAACTGCTTCGCTTGGCTTGCCAATGGATAGTGCTTTCATTCCCATTGTCGTTATGATTGCAATTGCGGTGATATGTATAGGCATTTCTCTTCGGTTTTTCAAATGGGAATAA
- a CDS encoding AAA family ATPase: MRPIKLTMSAFGSYAKVETIDFTRFYDKNIFLITGPTGAGKTTIFDGICYALYGFVSSSDKDQGYIRNDIADDDILTYVELEFELKEKTYYIKRSPAQRRKKVRGDGYTEQAAAAELNIIGDDEVLTSVSEVNNKIVEMVGLEYDQFKQIIMIPQGEFRQLITAKSKEREEILRRIFGTSEYRKLQDALEKMTKGLREDIIKLEEGLKTNIRNISTGNNENLKALIAKDNLNSEQIKIELISQIQTDKNEIEDYEKKLSKLEEESKEIQKKITEGKYINDKLQRKREIKDEKAQLESRHEEIKMLKASLVKGKKALSIKILEDSYDKSLVKVKAKEKEIQDAYENLVKAEKMLELAENELTKQLSRSEEIDKLKGNLGLYSSFIEKVKNYEDKKKDKEELDKSLKKIKNELDVITKSLDHMKNTANELKERKESLKNCEKDHNKLELELQKKEGIYKKIESIIPLITELEQLRRKYKDGKSKHLFLEKQYTDLKIDVEDTRRKFIEGYAGKLAKELENKKPCPVCGSIHHPYPAKPIEGVPSEDELKLMEQRLDELDERCKASSDNVSQIGNQGNVKKQLIAEKKKEISEELNEDIDSLEGKELSQFAIEKEREIQLQINEMKSKLAKLNEEIEEGKEIESDLNELENKKESTERKKEDLNTFYTNLFAKVESESNLIQELEKELPEEVRTENGLKKKITELEAQIDSLEAAIKEAQDKQQKCKDGYTALTNTKQEREKNLIEAKAECDDLRDKFEEQIFKQGFIDEEEYRNAKLTEEEIANIDNQIKEYNEKLISVKDRYEQILKEARDMETVDISDLENKLVLKEQEKNSSNDKRTMVFSRLNQNKVILDNIKVIKEKVSAKAKEYSLVGELSSTANGRNDYKVTFETYVLAAYFEDIIDAANLRFRKMTKNRFQMDRIKEEGRGNAFRGLDINVMDGNSGQYRPIKNISGGESFKASLSLALGLADVVQSYAGGIKLDTMFIDEGFGSLDSASLDDAINCLLELQSSGRLVGIISHVKELQERITSRIEIEPSVEGSRVRYVY; encoded by the coding sequence ATGAGGCCTATTAAGCTAACAATGTCTGCCTTTGGCTCCTATGCAAAAGTTGAAACCATAGATTTCACTAGATTTTATGATAAAAATATATTTCTCATAACAGGACCTACAGGAGCAGGAAAGACTACTATATTTGATGGAATATGCTATGCACTATATGGCTTTGTCAGCAGCTCTGACAAGGATCAGGGCTATATAAGAAACGATATTGCAGATGATGACATCTTGACTTATGTAGAACTAGAATTTGAATTAAAGGAAAAAACCTATTATATAAAGAGAAGCCCTGCTCAGCGTAGAAAAAAAGTAAGGGGAGATGGATATACAGAGCAGGCAGCAGCAGCTGAACTAAATATAATTGGCGATGATGAAGTGCTTACTAGTGTTTCAGAAGTAAACAATAAGATAGTAGAGATGGTCGGGTTGGAATATGATCAGTTTAAGCAGATTATAATGATACCGCAGGGAGAATTTAGACAGCTCATAACAGCGAAAAGCAAAGAAAGGGAAGAAATACTAAGAAGGATATTTGGTACAAGCGAATATAGAAAGCTTCAGGATGCTCTTGAAAAAATGACAAAGGGCCTGCGTGAAGATATTATAAAGCTAGAGGAAGGTTTAAAAACCAATATTAGAAATATAAGTACTGGGAATAATGAAAATCTGAAAGCTCTCATAGCTAAAGATAATCTAAATAGTGAACAAATTAAGATAGAGCTAATCAGCCAAATTCAAACTGATAAAAATGAAATCGAAGACTATGAAAAGAAGCTGAGCAAGCTAGAAGAAGAATCCAAAGAGATTCAGAAGAAAATAACAGAAGGAAAGTACATAAATGATAAGCTCCAAAGGAAAAGAGAAATAAAAGATGAAAAGGCTCAATTAGAAAGTAGACATGAAGAAATTAAAATGCTGAAGGCTTCCTTGGTAAAAGGTAAGAAAGCCTTATCTATTAAAATTTTAGAGGACAGCTATGATAAAAGCCTAGTCAAGGTAAAGGCAAAGGAAAAAGAGATACAGGATGCATATGAAAATTTAGTTAAGGCAGAGAAAATGCTGGAATTAGCAGAAAATGAATTGACTAAGCAGCTAAGTAGAAGTGAGGAAATAGATAAGTTAAAAGGGAATTTAGGGCTTTATAGCTCTTTTATTGAAAAAGTAAAAAATTATGAGGATAAGAAAAAAGATAAAGAGGAGTTAGATAAATCCCTTAAAAAGATTAAGAATGAATTAGACGTCATTACAAAGAGCCTAGACCACATGAAGAATACAGCTAATGAGCTTAAGGAGAGGAAAGAAAGCTTAAAGAATTGCGAAAAAGATCATAATAAGTTAGAGCTAGAGCTACAGAAAAAAGAAGGTATATATAAAAAGATAGAAAGCATTATTCCACTAATCACTGAACTAGAGCAATTACGAAGGAAATATAAGGATGGAAAATCTAAACATCTTTTCTTAGAAAAGCAGTATACAGACCTGAAAATAGATGTTGAGGATACTAGAAGAAAGTTTATTGAAGGATATGCTGGAAAACTAGCCAAGGAGTTAGAAAATAAAAAGCCCTGTCCAGTCTGTGGCTCTATTCATCATCCATATCCAGCAAAGCCTATAGAGGGCGTGCCCAGTGAAGATGAATTAAAGCTTATGGAGCAGAGATTAGATGAGCTAGACGAAAGATGTAAAGCAAGCAGCGATAATGTAAGTCAAATAGGAAATCAAGGCAATGTAAAAAAACAACTTATAGCAGAGAAGAAAAAGGAAATTAGTGAAGAATTGAATGAAGACATTGATTCTTTAGAGGGAAAAGAGTTATCACAGTTTGCCATAGAAAAAGAAAGGGAAATCCAGCTGCAAATAAATGAAATGAAATCTAAATTAGCTAAGCTAAATGAAGAAATAGAGGAAGGGAAAGAGATAGAATCGGACCTGAATGAATTAGAAAATAAAAAGGAAAGTACAGAAAGAAAAAAGGAAGATTTAAACACATTTTATACTAATTTATTTGCCAAAGTAGAAAGCGAAAGCAATCTAATTCAAGAGCTAGAAAAGGAGCTTCCTGAGGAAGTAAGAACTGAGAATGGATTAAAGAAGAAAATAACCGAATTAGAAGCACAAATCGACTCTTTGGAAGCTGCTATCAAAGAAGCTCAGGACAAACAGCAAAAATGTAAGGATGGATACACTGCATTAACAAACACAAAACAAGAAAGAGAAAAAAACTTAATAGAGGCTAAAGCTGAATGCGATGACTTAAGGGATAAATTTGAAGAACAAATTTTTAAGCAGGGTTTCATAGACGAAGAAGAGTACAGAAATGCTAAGCTGACAGAGGAAGAGATAGCAAATATAGATAATCAAATAAAAGAATATAATGAAAAGCTAATATCAGTAAAGGATAGATATGAGCAGATATTAAAAGAGGCAAGGGATATGGAGACTGTAGATATATCAGATTTAGAGAATAAGCTAGTATTAAAGGAGCAGGAAAAGAATTCTTCAAATGATAAAAGGACTATGGTATTTTCAAGACTAAATCAAAATAAAGTCATACTTGATAATATAAAGGTAATCAAAGAGAAGGTCTCTGCAAAAGCAAAGGAATACTCACTTGTAGGTGAATTATCAAGTACAGCAAATGGAAGAAATGATTATAAGGTTACATTTGAAACCTATGTACTTGCAGCATATTTTGAAGATATTATAGATGCTGCTAACTTAAGATTTAGAAAAATGACTAAGAACAGGTTCCAAATGGACAGGATAAAAGAGGAAGGGAGAGGAAATGCATTCAGAGGATTAGATATAAATGTGATGGACGGTAATTCTGGACAATACAGGCCTATAAAAAATATTTCAGGTGGAGAAAGCTTCAAAGCTTCACTTTCCCTAGCCTTAGGTCTTGCAGATGTGGTACAGTCATATGCAGGCGGAATTAAGCTAGATACCATGTTTATAGACGAAGGCTTCGGCTCTCTAGACTCAGCTTCCTTAGATGATGCTATTAACTGCCTTTTAGAACTTCAAAGCTCAGGACGTCTAGTAGGGATAATATCACATGTGAAAGAATTGCAGGAAAGAATAACCTCAAGAATAGAAATAGAGCCAAGTGTTGAAGGCAGCAGGGTTAGGTATGTTTATTGA
- a CDS encoding exonuclease SbcCD subunit D, translated as MRILHTADWHIGKQLNNTSLIEDQEYILKKIIEIIEEERPDVLVIAGDIYDRSIPPVEAVELLDKAFNRILLELNIPIIAIAGNHDNGDRLSFASGILKNNKLYIEGRLKPRVNKIVIEDDHGPVNFYVIPYADPAYVRELHGNKDIRTYNDAMKAIISGINQEMNTDQRNIAITHGFITGIEEPETCESERILYVGGTDFVSYEYFKQFNYTALGHLHGQQKAGDERIRYSGSPLKYSFSETEHSKGIKLIDIDSAGNANIRFKELRPMRDLRIIEGSLDELLAPDTYRGTNTDDYIHAVLTDEGELMDPIGKLRSVYSNILSMERGKAVNRNKDSRTSAGEGFRQKTKLELFKAFYESMTGNEFTPERASIIEKLINEMNKAGRSE; from the coding sequence GTGAGAATACTTCATACAGCGGACTGGCACATAGGTAAACAGTTAAATAATACAAGCCTAATAGAGGATCAAGAATACATATTGAAAAAAATAATCGAGATAATAGAAGAAGAGAGACCAGATGTTTTAGTTATAGCTGGAGATATATACGATAGATCCATACCACCAGTAGAAGCTGTTGAATTGTTGGACAAGGCCTTCAATAGGATTTTATTAGAATTAAATATCCCGATTATAGCCATAGCAGGCAATCATGACAACGGAGACAGGCTAAGCTTTGCTAGCGGCATCTTAAAAAACAACAAATTATATATAGAAGGCAGATTAAAGCCAAGAGTAAATAAAATAGTTATAGAAGACGATCACGGTCCAGTGAATTTTTATGTAATACCCTATGCAGATCCAGCCTACGTAAGAGAACTACATGGTAATAAAGATATTAGGACTTACAATGATGCTATGAAAGCAATAATTAGCGGTATTAATCAGGAAATGAATACTGACCAAAGAAATATAGCCATAACTCATGGATTTATTACAGGCATTGAAGAGCCAGAGACATGTGAATCTGAAAGAATATTATATGTTGGCGGGACGGATTTTGTAAGCTACGAGTATTTTAAACAGTTTAACTATACTGCATTGGGGCATTTGCACGGACAGCAAAAGGCAGGAGATGAAAGAATAAGGTACTCAGGCTCACCTTTAAAATATTCATTTTCTGAGACGGAACACAGCAAAGGTATAAAGCTAATAGATATAGATAGTGCTGGAAATGCAAACATTAGATTTAAGGAACTAAGACCAATGAGGGATTTAAGAATCATAGAGGGCAGCCTAGATGAATTGCTGGCACCAGATACATATAGAGGAACTAATACAGATGATTATATACATGCAGTATTAACAGACGAAGGGGAGCTTATGGATCCTATAGGCAAGCTAAGGTCGGTTTACTCTAATATCCTGTCAATGGAGAGAGGGAAAGCTGTTAATCGAAATAAGGATTCCAGAACTTCAGCAGGAGAAGGATTTAGACAAAAAACTAAATTGGAATTATTTAAAGCCTTTTATGAAAGCATGACAGGCAATGAATTTACTCCAGAAAGAGCCAGCATTATAGAAAAGCTGATAAATGAAATGAATAAAGCGGGAAGGAGTGAATAG
- a CDS encoding aminotransferase class III-fold pyridoxal phosphate-dependent enzyme: MNLFKEHMNPYLGRLLENLKMDKTYIKGEGSYLYDAKGNKYLDLIAAYGALPFGYNPEEIWDVVLEVHANKEPSFMQPSTLNFAGALAEKLIEVTPKELKYVTFTNSGAEAVEAAIKLCRSATNRLGILSTTNSFHGKTLGALSATGNKKYHSSFGAPADGFNHIQYGSLEELVIELQSKPDYYAAFIVEPIQGEGGIIEPERGYLKAVKTVCEKYGVKLIVDEIQTGLGRIGKLFAIEHEEVVPDVLLLSKALGGGIFPIGACISAEEVYNKEFALNHSSTFANNTLGCKIGLKVLELLTEDESILNDVNEKGNLFKDRLILLKEKYPNIIKSIRGRGLMLGIEFDIQRQTFPNSLLSIMAEQDLLTPIISSYLLNVEKVRVAPTLNGNKVIRIEPSLNISEKDIKIALEAIENMLYVLNKGNTAKFLSFLIDKTLDKEFEAENNTILPRLEPPTNDYGRFGFLIHPLELKNYIDFDSSLSLLSEDELNQLTGMWGDMVEPFVVSETKITSQNGGKAYGEFIVVPRTAEEISTLPKGEAIGEIKKAIKLAKDRGAKIVGLGAYTSVVSGGGLYVKDEGISITTGNSYTIVSAIDAVMKALEGLDKKAESSIAAIVGATGSIGYGAALLISEKVSKLILIGNPSNAESSIKRLYKISGKIYKHLATMEHIHTYHKCSVIWERIKEYNPPSWDAPVESFTEFAHRLDRHESPIIITTDIHRDLLLADIVISATSSVARIIRPEHLKQGAIVCDMSRPRNVSEDVELLRPDVLVIEGGVIEIPGRPSLGVNVGLKEGYAFACMAETMMLALEKHYEHTSLGASGISIENILLTRKLGNKHGFKISI, from the coding sequence TTGAATTTATTTAAAGAACATATGAACCCATACTTAGGGAGATTATTAGAAAATTTAAAAATGGACAAGACATATATAAAAGGAGAGGGCAGTTATCTATACGATGCTAAAGGCAATAAGTATCTGGATTTAATTGCTGCCTATGGAGCTTTGCCATTTGGCTATAATCCTGAGGAAATATGGGATGTAGTTCTTGAAGTGCATGCTAATAAAGAGCCTAGCTTTATGCAGCCTTCAACATTAAATTTTGCCGGAGCCTTGGCAGAAAAGTTAATTGAAGTGACACCAAAGGAGCTTAAATATGTAACGTTTACTAATAGTGGTGCAGAAGCTGTAGAAGCGGCAATAAAACTATGCAGATCTGCTACAAATAGATTAGGGATACTTTCAACTACAAATAGCTTTCATGGTAAGACATTAGGAGCACTTTCAGCAACGGGTAATAAAAAATATCACAGTTCTTTTGGTGCACCAGCTGATGGGTTTAATCATATCCAATATGGAAGCTTGGAAGAGCTAGTCATTGAGCTTCAAAGCAAACCAGATTATTATGCAGCTTTTATAGTTGAACCTATTCAAGGAGAAGGAGGGATAATAGAGCCTGAGAGAGGATATTTAAAAGCCGTAAAAACAGTATGTGAAAAATATGGCGTAAAGCTAATTGTCGATGAAATTCAAACAGGATTGGGACGTATTGGCAAACTATTTGCCATAGAGCATGAGGAGGTTGTGCCAGATGTGCTGCTATTATCAAAGGCACTAGGGGGAGGTATATTCCCAATAGGTGCCTGCATATCAGCTGAAGAAGTATATAATAAAGAATTTGCATTAAATCATTCATCGACTTTTGCAAACAATACATTAGGATGTAAAATAGGCTTAAAAGTACTAGAGTTATTGACTGAAGATGAAAGCATTTTAAATGATGTAAATGAAAAGGGAAATCTATTCAAAGATAGACTTATTCTGCTAAAAGAAAAGTATCCTAATATAATAAAGTCAATTAGAGGAAGAGGACTAATGCTTGGAATAGAATTTGATATTCAAAGACAGACATTTCCTAATAGTTTACTGAGTATAATGGCAGAGCAGGACCTATTAACTCCTATCATTTCCAGTTATTTGCTAAATGTAGAGAAGGTAAGAGTAGCTCCAACCTTAAATGGAAACAAGGTCATACGTATAGAGCCAAGCTTAAATATCAGTGAAAAGGACATAAAAATAGCATTAGAAGCTATAGAAAATATGCTATATGTTCTAAACAAAGGCAATACGGCTAAGTTTTTATCGTTTTTAATAGACAAAACTCTTGACAAAGAGTTCGAAGCTGAAAATAACACAATCTTACCTAGATTAGAGCCTCCAACAAATGATTATGGCAGATTTGGATTTTTAATTCATCCATTGGAATTAAAAAATTATATAGATTTTGATAGCTCACTTTCCTTATTAAGTGAAGATGAATTGAATCAGCTCACTGGAATGTGGGGAGATATGGTAGAGCCCTTTGTGGTATCTGAAACTAAAATAACATCTCAAAACGGTGGAAAAGCCTATGGAGAATTCATAGTTGTACCTAGAACAGCAGAGGAAATATCTACACTGCCAAAAGGAGAGGCAATAGGGGAGATTAAGAAAGCAATTAAATTGGCTAAGGACAGAGGAGCAAAGATTGTAGGATTAGGGGCATATACCTCAGTTGTTTCAGGCGGAGGATTATATGTCAAGGATGAAGGCATTTCCATAACTACTGGAAATAGCTACACAATAGTATCAGCCATTGATGCAGTGATGAAAGCATTAGAAGGATTAGATAAAAAAGCTGAAAGCTCTATAGCAGCAATCGTAGGTGCAACAGGCTCTATTGGTTATGGAGCAGCCTTGCTTATTTCAGAAAAGGTATCGAAATTGATATTGATAGGCAATCCGTCTAATGCAGAGTCCAGTATAAAAAGATTGTATAAAATATCAGGAAAGATATATAAACATTTAGCCACTATGGAACATATACATACTTACCATAAATGTAGCGTTATATGGGAAAGAATAAAGGAATACAATCCTCCAAGCTGGGATGCTCCAGTAGAATCATTTACAGAATTTGCACATAGATTAGATAGGCATGAATCACCTATAATTATCACTACAGATATTCACAGGGATTTACTATTGGCTGATATCGTCATAAGTGCAACAAGTTCAGTTGCAAGGATAATTAGACCGGAGCACTTAAAGCAAGGTGCTATAGTTTGTGATATGTCAAGGCCTAGAAATGTAAGCGAAGATGTAGAGCTTCTCAGACCCGATGTATTGGTAATTGAGGGTGGAGTCATAGAAATACCAGGAAGACCTTCCTTAGGTGTAAACGTTGGGCTAAAGGAAGGATATGCATTTGCTTGTATGGCTGAGACCATGATGCTAGCATTGGAAAAACATTATGAGCACACAAGTCTAGGAGCTTCGGGAATATCTATAGAAAATATTCTTTTAACAAGAAAACTAGGGAATAAACATGGATTTAAGATTAGTATTTAA
- a CDS encoding MASE3 domain-containing protein, which produces MILEKRKLNVDPKEYLKIIALFIANLSFLKIIGVFEEQIYGIINIPEFLAMHIVLEFLGILIFLMTYVITYYTFNKNKRFRLLIYSSTFFISGSVSFFHTMSYKGMPSFFTASSAPKATNFWIISRLIMAIGLFVAAIIPANKKTNLKREYFQAGSIFVTIIIFYIGTFKQHLIPSMFVDGQGLTQLKILLEYFIMSILCITVFIYVKDYVHTGNKTYKTFYIGLCFAVFTDCAFTLYRSVYDTYNLLGHIFNIISAFFIFRAIFSYNLDHPYDELDKANERISKYADNLEETVQRRTAEIQAVNRKIMEDLEYAKTIQQSLLPPKSLNIFDTKFISEYIPCEKLSGDFYNIHALDEENLSMYISDVSGHGVSAAVITVFADRIMKPTGLFNPKENIISPSQKLANFYEEFNKSDFPDEMHIVMFGAVYNIRTKTLSYCSGGMNVLPILVRKNGESEFLDKSIGFPICKFGEFYNPEYKNGCIHLDSGDRIIFYTDGLAEFFKNNSLLKKETIIGIMKENRNNDIKLLNEKILLVIKENTRRGYIHDDDITYFILEV; this is translated from the coding sequence ATGATATTAGAAAAGAGAAAATTAAATGTTGACCCTAAAGAATATTTGAAGATAATAGCACTTTTTATAGCAAATCTATCATTTTTGAAGATAATAGGAGTTTTCGAAGAGCAGATATATGGAATTATAAATATTCCAGAATTTCTGGCAATGCATATAGTCCTTGAGTTTTTGGGGATACTTATTTTCCTTATGACCTATGTCATCACATATTATACCTTCAACAAAAATAAGAGATTTAGGCTACTAATTTACAGCAGTACATTTTTCATAAGCGGATCTGTAAGCTTCTTTCATACCATGAGCTATAAAGGCATGCCTAGCTTTTTTACAGCAAGCTCTGCACCAAAGGCTACAAATTTTTGGATTATCAGCAGACTTATTATGGCAATAGGACTCTTTGTGGCTGCTATTATACCAGCAAACAAAAAAACTAACTTAAAAAGAGAGTATTTTCAAGCAGGGAGTATTTTTGTCACCATAATAATCTTTTACATAGGTACATTTAAACAGCATTTAATTCCTTCTATGTTCGTTGATGGACAGGGACTGACTCAGCTTAAGATACTATTAGAATACTTTATTATGTCTATCTTATGTATAACTGTATTTATCTACGTAAAGGATTATGTACATACTGGAAATAAAACTTATAAAACATTTTACATAGGCCTGTGTTTCGCAGTTTTTACTGACTGTGCATTTACATTATATAGAAGCGTATATGATACATATAACCTTTTAGGCCACATCTTTAACATAATTTCTGCCTTCTTTATTTTTCGAGCGATTTTTTCTTATAATCTAGATCATCCCTATGATGAGCTTGATAAGGCCAACGAAAGAATCAGCAAATATGCAGATAATCTAGAGGAAACAGTTCAACGTAGAACTGCTGAGATACAAGCTGTTAACAGAAAAATAATGGAGGATTTGGAGTACGCAAAGACAATACAGCAATCCTTACTTCCACCGAAATCATTGAATATTTTTGATACTAAGTTTATTTCAGAATATATTCCATGTGAAAAGTTAAGCGGTGATTTTTATAATATCCATGCTTTAGATGAAGAAAATCTGTCAATGTATATCTCAGATGTTTCAGGCCATGGGGTATCAGCCGCAGTGATAACTGTATTTGCAGATAGAATAATGAAGCCTACAGGCTTATTTAACCCTAAAGAAAATATTATATCTCCCTCACAAAAATTAGCTAACTTTTATGAGGAATTTAACAAATCTGACTTTCCTGATGAAATGCATATAGTAATGTTTGGAGCTGTATACAATATAAGAACAAAAACGCTGTCATATTGTTCAGGTGGCATGAATGTTCTGCCAATCTTAGTCAGAAAAAACGGAGAATCGGAGTTTTTAGATAAGAGCATTGGATTTCCTATATGTAAATTTGGTGAATTCTATAACCCTGAATATAAAAATGGATGTATCCATTTAGATAGCGGAGATAGAATTATATTTTATACTGATGGATTAGCAGAGTTTTTTAAAAATAATTCATTGCTTAAAAAAGAAACTATCATTGGCATTATGAAGGAAAATAGAAATAATGACATAAAACTATTAAATGAAAAGATACTCCTAGTAATTAAAGAAAATACTAGGAGAGGCTATATACATGATGACGATATTACATATTTTATTTTAGAGGTATGA
- a CDS encoding DUF4438 domain-containing protein: MLKTNREKIVMQSVQGEIHSPIVSLNPYRINRDGIAEILPATGGITYNFKIGDSCMDLVGDHIEPGVSIKNDNANENNALMLLSCIGNEARVVSGDAKGAKGYVTGMHGGIDHVLIYFSEEDMEKMAIGDMILVKAHGQGLKIEGFDDVKCMNIDPNLFEKLGIKQNADGILEVPVVTEIPAYLMGSGVGSSTAFLGDYDIMTGDEEANKEFEIYKLRFGDLVLLRDCDNTNGRQYLKGSVSIGVVVHSDCIKSGHGPGITVILSSKTAKIKGIKTEDANIAYYLGV; this comes from the coding sequence ATGTTAAAGACAAATAGGGAAAAGATAGTAATGCAATCTGTTCAAGGCGAAATCCATAGCCCTATAGTTTCACTAAATCCTTATAGAATAAATAGAGACGGTATAGCTGAAATACTTCCAGCTACTGGAGGGATTACATACAATTTTAAAATAGGGGATTCATGTATGGATTTAGTAGGAGACCATATAGAGCCAGGAGTTAGCATTAAAAATGACAATGCTAATGAAAACAATGCTCTTATGCTTTTATCATGCATAGGCAATGAGGCCAGAGTTGTTTCGGGAGATGCTAAAGGTGCCAAAGGCTATGTAACTGGTATGCATGGCGGAATAGACCATGTACTAATATACTTCAGTGAAGAAGACATGGAGAAAATGGCTATAGGAGATATGATTCTAGTTAAAGCTCATGGACAAGGGCTAAAGATAGAAGGCTTTGATGATGTTAAATGTATGAATATAGATCCGAACCTATTTGAAAAATTAGGTATAAAACAAAATGCAGACGGAATATTAGAGGTGCCAGTAGTTACAGAAATTCCTGCATATTTAATGGGCTCAGGAGTAGGCAGTTCCACAGCTTTTTTAGGAGACTACGACATAATGACAGGAGATGAAGAAGCAAATAAGGAGTTTGAAATATATAAGCTTAGATTTGGAGATTTAGTATTGTTGAGAGACTGTGACAACACAAATGGACGTCAATACCTAAAAGGCTCTGTATCAATTGGGGTAGTTGTACACAGCGATTGTATAAAATCTGGTCATGGCCCTGGAATTACTGTTATCTTGAGTTCAAAGACTGCGAAAATAAAAGGCATAAAGACAGAAGATGCAAATATAGCATACTATTTAGGTGTTTAA